One window of Labrys wisconsinensis genomic DNA carries:
- a CDS encoding mannitol dehydrogenase family protein, with product MSAAPISAETLGPSLLDRLPQGVQGPAYARSPLVAGMAHLGVGAFHRCHQAEYTDDLLGCGLTRSGIVGINIRPPGLAETLGRQGGLYTRLVRDGDRTTARVIGSIVRVVDSQDGPAPALTALADPAIDIVTLTVTEKGYCHRPAGGALDWDHPDIVHDLAEPLAPRSVPGLLAQALELRRTSHGRPLTLMSCDNIPANGALLERVVAALAERRRDGLAEWIAANATFPSTMVDRIAPAPTGADAAFVAQSLGYRDAAVVVAEPFRQWVIEARFAGPVPPWDRAGASVVDDVEPFEHLKMRVLNAAQSTLAYLGVLAGHEHTFEGIADPLLAAFVRRMLVEESVPTLRPVPGIEPAAYVKQSLARLANTAIRHRNHQIATDGSQKIVQRLLDPVRERLGRGQGIALLAVPVAAWMAYLVLASERFGRRWAVQDPLAPRVAGIADRIGRDPPALAAAILGIDTVFDRALAADATFAGTVTRTLDGLLGGDPLAVIRRLCDAADVGQRT from the coding sequence ATGAGCGCCGCGCCGATATCCGCCGAGACGCTCGGGCCATCCTTGCTCGACCGCCTCCCGCAGGGCGTGCAGGGGCCCGCCTATGCCCGCTCGCCCCTCGTGGCCGGCATGGCGCATCTCGGCGTCGGCGCCTTCCACCGCTGCCACCAGGCCGAGTACACCGACGACCTGCTGGGGTGCGGCCTCACGCGCTCCGGCATCGTCGGCATCAACATCCGCCCGCCCGGGCTCGCCGAGACGCTCGGACGCCAGGGCGGCCTCTACACGCGCCTCGTGCGGGACGGCGACAGGACGACGGCGCGCGTCATCGGCAGCATCGTCCGCGTCGTCGACAGCCAGGACGGCCCGGCGCCGGCGCTCACGGCGCTGGCCGATCCGGCCATCGACATCGTGACGCTCACCGTCACGGAGAAGGGCTATTGCCACCGGCCCGCCGGCGGCGCGCTCGACTGGGATCATCCCGACATCGTGCACGACCTCGCCGAGCCGCTGGCCCCGCGCAGCGTTCCCGGCCTGCTGGCGCAGGCGCTGGAGCTGCGCCGGACCTCGCACGGCCGGCCGCTGACGCTGATGAGCTGCGACAACATCCCGGCCAACGGCGCCCTGCTCGAACGGGTGGTCGCGGCCCTCGCCGAGCGCCGCAGGGACGGCCTCGCCGAATGGATCGCGGCCAACGCCACCTTCCCCTCCACCATGGTCGATCGCATCGCCCCGGCGCCGACCGGGGCGGATGCCGCCTTCGTGGCGCAGAGCCTGGGCTATCGCGACGCAGCGGTCGTGGTCGCCGAGCCCTTCCGCCAATGGGTGATCGAGGCGCGGTTCGCCGGCCCGGTCCCGCCCTGGGACCGCGCCGGCGCGAGCGTCGTCGACGATGTCGAGCCGTTCGAGCATCTCAAGATGCGCGTCCTCAATGCCGCCCAGTCGACGCTCGCCTATCTCGGCGTGCTCGCCGGCCATGAGCATACGTTCGAAGGCATCGCCGATCCCCTGCTCGCCGCCTTCGTGCGCCGCATGCTGGTCGAGGAGAGCGTGCCGACCCTGCGGCCGGTGCCCGGCATCGAGCCGGCGGCCTATGTCAAGCAGAGCCTGGCGCGCCTCGCCAACACCGCCATCCGCCATCGCAACCACCAGATCGCCACCGACGGCTCGCAGAAGATCGTGCAGCGCCTGCTCGATCCGGTCCGCGAGAGGCTGGGACGCGGCCAGGGCATCGCGCTGCTCGCCGTGCCGGTCGCCGCCTGGATGGCCTATCTGGTGCTGGCCTCGGAGCGGTTCGGCCGGCGCTGGGCGGTGCAGGATCCGCTGGCGCCGCGCGTCGCCGGGATCGCCGACCGGATCGGCCGCGATCCACCGGCCCTTGCGGCCGCCATCCTCGGCATCGACACGGTGTTCGACCGGGCTCTCGCCGCCGACGCGACGTTCGCCGGCACCGTGACGCGGACGCTGGACGGCCTGCTGGGCGGGGACCCGCTCGCGGTCATCCGGCGCCTGTGCGACGCGGCCGATGTGGGGCAGCGGACCTGA
- a CDS encoding MurR/RpiR family transcriptional regulator, whose protein sequence is MPADRHEQREAGESRPAGKPGAAVPRPAAEPRGGRAGLGYAKPSTYEELRAVLSSGTVHFPKRLRQVAIFLWQHPGEVALGTIVQVAEQAGVQPSTLVRFAQMFGYAGFSEFQGLFKDHIKGGRTGDGPERADAGAQVPFVKGMVDASRASLDRVGDSFDAGSFEAMVGLLAAADLIYVIGSKRAFPVTAYISLSLSQQGIRNVLVDNVGSTAFDQVGCVGRGDVVLAVSFSPYNSITPDLVAMASQRGARIVAITDSTFSPLVRLSDRWVEVVESEFAGFRSLAASLAIGMALVHGVAARRATAG, encoded by the coding sequence ATGCCGGCGGACAGGCACGAACAGCGGGAGGCCGGCGAGTCCCGGCCGGCCGGCAAGCCGGGCGCCGCGGTTCCCCGGCCGGCGGCAGAGCCGCGCGGCGGCCGCGCCGGCCTCGGCTACGCCAAGCCGAGCACCTATGAGGAATTGCGGGCTGTGCTGTCCTCGGGCACGGTCCATTTCCCCAAGCGCCTGCGCCAGGTCGCGATCTTCCTGTGGCAGCATCCCGGCGAGGTCGCGCTCGGCACCATCGTGCAGGTGGCGGAGCAGGCGGGGGTCCAGCCCTCCACCCTGGTGCGGTTCGCCCAGATGTTCGGCTATGCCGGGTTCTCGGAGTTCCAGGGGCTCTTCAAGGACCATATCAAGGGCGGGCGGACGGGGGACGGACCGGAGCGCGCCGATGCGGGCGCACAGGTGCCCTTCGTCAAGGGGATGGTCGACGCGTCTCGCGCCTCGCTCGACCGGGTCGGCGACAGCTTCGACGCCGGGAGCTTCGAGGCCATGGTCGGGCTGCTCGCCGCAGCCGACCTCATCTATGTCATCGGCAGCAAGCGCGCCTTCCCGGTGACGGCCTACATCTCGCTCAGCCTGTCGCAGCAGGGCATCCGCAACGTGCTGGTCGACAATGTCGGCTCGACCGCCTTCGACCAGGTCGGCTGCGTCGGCCGGGGCGACGTGGTGCTGGCGGTGAGCTTCAGCCCCTACAACTCGATCACGCCGGATCTCGTCGCCATGGCGAGCCAGCGCGGCGCCCGCATCGTCGCCATCACCGACAGCACCTTCAGCCCGCTGGTCCGGCTGTCGGACCGGTGGGTGGAGGTGGTCGAATCCGAATTCGCCGGGTTCCGCTCGCTCGCGGCATCGCTGGCGATCGGCATGGCCCTGGTGCACGGCGTCGCCGCCCGGCGCGCGACGGCCGGTTGA
- a CDS encoding SDR family oxidoreductase, with product MARVDGKVVLVTGATQGIGRAIAEALAGAGADGLLLTGRDAGRGEALAAQLGSSGVKAAFVVAELGDIDAPRMLVAECLARFGRIDILVNAAGLTDRASVLDADPVLWSKLFDVNARAPFFLMQAAIAAMRERGQGGAIVNILSMNAHCGGPDLAVYAATKGALATLTRNAANAHRFDRIRVNGINVGWTDTPAERVMQAETLGQGEGWIAAANAALPFGRLLAASEVANLALFLASDAAGPMTGALIDQEQWVVGAKG from the coding sequence ATGGCTCGGGTCGACGGAAAGGTCGTGCTGGTGACCGGCGCGACGCAGGGTATCGGCCGGGCGATCGCCGAGGCGCTGGCCGGCGCCGGGGCCGACGGCCTGCTGCTCACCGGCCGGGATGCCGGGCGCGGAGAGGCCTTGGCGGCGCAGCTCGGCTCGTCCGGGGTGAAGGCCGCCTTCGTCGTGGCCGAGCTCGGGGACATCGACGCGCCGCGCATGCTGGTGGCGGAGTGCCTCGCCCGCTTCGGCCGGATCGACATCCTGGTCAACGCCGCCGGCCTGACCGACCGCGCTTCCGTCCTCGATGCCGATCCCGTTCTCTGGTCGAAGCTCTTCGACGTCAACGCCCGGGCGCCGTTCTTCCTGATGCAGGCGGCGATCGCGGCCATGCGCGAGCGCGGGCAGGGCGGAGCGATCGTCAACATCCTCTCCATGAACGCCCATTGCGGCGGGCCCGACCTCGCCGTCTATGCCGCCACCAAGGGCGCGCTGGCGACGCTGACCCGCAACGCCGCGAATGCCCACCGCTTCGACCGCATCCGCGTCAACGGCATCAATGTCGGCTGGACGGACACGCCGGCCGAGCGGGTGATGCAGGCCGAGACGCTCGGGCAGGGCGAGGGCTGGATCGCGGCGGCGAACGCCGCCCTGCCGTTCGGCCGGCTGCTCGCCGCCTCCGAGGTCGCCAATCTCGCGCTGTTCCTGGCGAGCGATGCCGCCGGCCCGATGACGGGGGCCCTGATCGACCAGGAGCAATGGGTCGTCGGAGCCAAGGGATGA